The following coding sequences lie in one Yoonia sp. G8-12 genomic window:
- the msrB gene encoding peptide-methionine (R)-S-oxide reductase MsrB — protein sequence MQRRTVLTGLLALTATRTFGETGTFEVTRTDAQWRSMLNDLEYAVMREEATERPFSSPLDKETRTGTYHCKGCDLAVYSSAQKYDSGTGWPSFWDNLPDAIRTKPDNSLFATRTEVHCRRCGSHLGHIFDDGPQPTGKRHCLNGVSLVFKL from the coding sequence ATGCAACGCCGCACTGTACTCACAGGACTATTGGCTCTGACGGCCACACGTACTTTCGGGGAAACTGGCACATTTGAAGTGACACGCACGGATGCGCAATGGCGTTCCATGTTGAACGACCTTGAGTATGCCGTGATGCGTGAAGAGGCGACCGAACGGCCCTTCAGTAGCCCGCTGGATAAAGAGACCCGGACAGGGACATATCACTGCAAAGGATGTGATCTAGCAGTCTATAGCTCTGCACAGAAGTATGACAGCGGCACTGGCTGGCCCAGCTTTTGGGACAATTTGCCAGACGCCATCAGAACAAAACCTGACAATTCCCTGTTTGCCACCCGTACAGAAGTGCACTGCCGCCGCTGCGGCTCACACTTGGGACATATCTTTGATGATGGCCCCCAGCCAACCGGCAAACGGCATTGTTTGAACGGGGTCAGCCTCGTTTTCAAACTGTGA
- a CDS encoding efflux RND transporter permease subunit, whose protein sequence is MKIARFSIEYPIYTWLFMAFALIGGAVGYLSVGKLEDPTFTLKSALVITPYPGATAAEVATEISEVLEAEIQQMDEIKTVTSRNTQGSSVIEVEVEDRFGGDELPQIWDDLRDRVADARASLPSGSLPSIVNDDFGDVFGILYAVSAPGFSDAEIWDIATFMRRDLLTVEGVANVEIQGLPKEAIFVEPSSQIVSSLGIDPGLIIGAISASTAINPTGFVSNGSANLRIEGPSAEDSVSEISGLTFGFQGEVLNLLDIAQVTRGRVDDPDHILRHNGQEVFTLGVSGLLSENIVTVGQRVEAELQILEDLLPVGVTVTPIYEQHRVVDDANGNFLVSLAMSVGVVIGVLALFMGPRAAVVVGVSLLLTVTATFFFMYLFDVKVERISLGALIIAMGMLVDNGIVIAEGMQQEMRKGRTSREAADTAAQKTQIPLLGATIIGIMAFAGIGLSPDATGEFMFSLFAVIAISLLLSWLVAVTVTPLLGHYLFKTGGLTGDDTGYNGPVFRAYGGVVRWALKLRWLVIAGLIGTTVACVMAFAQVKQQFFPPATTPLFYLEYKAAQGTAIGEVSDDLSIIEDWLLARDDVAGVTATIGQGLTRFILTYNPARADSSYGQLVIRATSAEVIPALRAELDQFGITALPWAELQTKRIIYGPPVSSDIEARFSGPDPEVLRALAVQAEGVLRTATPLLHSEHSDWREREIITRPIYAEDRAQAAGIARSDVANAIALATNGIPAGTYRERDRLIDIIVRTPREETARDGQLLDQIVYSNAIGGYLPLSQVIDGFVVVAENAVIERRNRVPTLTVQANVIDGLTPPTVFAEIRPLIEAIDLPAGYSLEWGGEFESAGEAQASLGRQMPLAFGTMLLITILLFGKLRQTAVIWTIVPMAINGVALGLLFANLAFSFTAMLGLLSLSGMLIKNAIVLVEEIDAQKADGLPQDKAIITASVSRLRPVVLAAGTTILGMLPLLADGFFAAMAVTIMGGLGFASILTLIGVPVLYHTYLRKERRADQRAAREMAVA, encoded by the coding sequence ATGAAAATCGCGCGTTTCTCTATTGAGTACCCGATCTATACGTGGCTTTTCATGGCGTTCGCCCTGATCGGGGGCGCGGTGGGTTATCTGTCAGTGGGCAAGTTGGAGGACCCCACATTTACCCTTAAATCCGCGTTGGTCATTACGCCCTATCCGGGGGCGACTGCCGCAGAGGTGGCGACCGAAATTTCAGAAGTGCTCGAAGCTGAAATCCAACAAATGGACGAGATTAAGACGGTCACTTCCCGCAACACCCAAGGGAGTTCCGTGATTGAGGTCGAAGTTGAGGACCGATTTGGCGGGGATGAATTGCCGCAGATATGGGATGATTTGCGCGACCGGGTCGCTGATGCCCGCGCCTCACTGCCCTCTGGTTCATTGCCATCCATCGTCAACGACGACTTTGGTGATGTGTTTGGTATTCTTTATGCGGTCTCTGCGCCCGGGTTTTCGGATGCAGAAATATGGGACATCGCAACTTTTATGCGTCGCGATCTGCTGACAGTCGAGGGGGTCGCCAACGTCGAAATCCAAGGTTTGCCCAAAGAGGCGATTTTTGTCGAACCTTCGTCGCAGATCGTGTCATCCCTTGGGATTGATCCGGGGCTGATTATCGGGGCAATCAGTGCGTCCACCGCGATCAACCCGACAGGTTTCGTCAGCAATGGTAGCGCCAATCTGCGCATCGAAGGCCCATCTGCCGAGGACAGTGTCAGCGAAATAAGCGGTCTGACATTCGGATTTCAGGGCGAGGTTCTTAACCTGCTTGATATCGCGCAAGTGACCCGTGGTCGTGTCGACGACCCTGACCATATTCTGCGCCACAATGGGCAAGAGGTATTCACTCTTGGCGTGTCGGGGCTGCTGTCCGAGAACATTGTGACAGTCGGCCAAAGGGTTGAGGCGGAGTTGCAGATCCTAGAGGATCTTTTGCCGGTGGGCGTTACAGTCACGCCGATCTACGAACAACACCGCGTTGTTGATGATGCCAATGGAAATTTTCTTGTGTCGCTGGCAATGTCCGTTGGCGTCGTGATCGGTGTTTTGGCGCTGTTCATGGGACCGCGCGCCGCTGTCGTTGTCGGTGTGTCATTGTTGCTGACCGTGACCGCAACCTTCTTTTTTATGTATCTGTTTGACGTCAAAGTTGAGCGGATCAGCCTCGGTGCATTGATCATCGCGATGGGCATGCTGGTCGACAATGGCATCGTGATTGCCGAAGGCATGCAACAAGAAATGCGCAAAGGGCGCACATCGCGCGAAGCCGCCGATACTGCTGCGCAGAAAACCCAGATCCCGCTACTGGGTGCGACGATCATCGGCATCATGGCTTTTGCGGGCATCGGGTTGTCACCAGATGCGACGGGCGAATTTATGTTCTCACTTTTTGCCGTCATCGCGATTTCGCTATTGTTGTCTTGGCTCGTGGCAGTGACGGTCACCCCCCTGCTTGGTCATTACCTGTTTAAAACGGGTGGCTTGACCGGCGATGATACCGGCTACAACGGCCCCGTCTTTCGTGCCTATGGTGGTGTGGTGCGCTGGGCGCTCAAACTACGGTGGTTGGTCATTGCGGGGCTGATCGGCACGACGGTTGCTTGTGTGATGGCTTTCGCGCAGGTGAAACAGCAGTTCTTTCCACCCGCGACGACGCCCTTATTCTATCTTGAATACAAAGCCGCCCAAGGCACTGCGATCGGCGAAGTTTCAGACGACCTGAGCATCATCGAGGACTGGCTTTTGGCCCGTGATGATGTTGCGGGTGTCACGGCAACCATCGGCCAAGGCCTGACGCGTTTTATCCTCACTTATAATCCTGCGCGTGCCGATAGCTCTTACGGGCAATTGGTAATCCGCGCGACTTCTGCAGAGGTAATTCCGGCCTTGCGCGCCGAATTGGACCAGTTTGGGATCACAGCCCTGCCTTGGGCTGAACTGCAAACAAAGCGGATCATCTATGGTCCGCCTGTCAGTTCCGACATCGAGGCACGGTTCTCTGGCCCCGATCCAGAAGTGCTGCGTGCGCTGGCTGTGCAAGCTGAAGGTGTCCTTCGCACCGCAACGCCCCTCTTGCATAGTGAACATAGCGACTGGCGCGAGCGCGAAATCATCACGCGTCCAATCTATGCCGAGGACCGCGCCCAAGCGGCTGGGATCGCGCGCAGTGATGTGGCAAATGCCATTGCGCTGGCCACAAACGGGATACCCGCAGGCACCTACCGCGAGCGTGACCGCTTGATCGACATCATCGTGCGCACGCCGCGCGAAGAAACGGCACGTGACGGGCAACTCTTGGACCAGATTGTCTATTCCAATGCAATTGGTGGCTATCTGCCCCTAAGCCAAGTCATCGACGGGTTTGTCGTTGTGGCCGAAAATGCGGTGATCGAGCGGCGCAACCGTGTTCCGACACTTACGGTGCAAGCCAATGTCATCGACGGGTTGACGCCACCAACCGTCTTTGCCGAAATTCGGCCCTTGATCGAAGCGATTGATCTACCGGCAGGCTACAGCCTTGAATGGGGTGGTGAATTTGAAAGCGCGGGCGAGGCACAGGCATCGCTGGGCCGTCAAATGCCACTCGCGTTCGGCACCATGTTGCTGATTACCATCCTCTTGTTCGGCAAACTGCGGCAAACTGCAGTCATCTGGACGATTGTCCCTATGGCAATCAATGGGGTGGCCCTTGGGCTGCTTTTTGCGAACCTTGCGTTCAGCTTTACCGCAATGCTGGGGCTGCTATCGCTGTCAGGTATGCTGATCAAGAACGCCATTGTGCTGGTCGAGGAAATTGATGCGCAAAAAGCGGACGGACTGCCGCAAGATAAAGCGATTATTACAGCTAGCGTCAGTCGTCTGCGTCCCGTCGTCTTGGCGGCGGGTACCACAATCTTGGGCATGCTGCCGCTGTTGGCAGATGGTTTCTTTGCCGCGATGGCGGTGACGATCATGGGCGGTTTGGGGTTCGCGTCGATCCTGACGTTGATCGGAGTGCCGGTGCTCTATCACACTTATTTGCGCAAGGAGCGCCGCGCGGACCAACGGGCGGCCCGTGAAATGGCGGTGGCGTAG